Within Psychrobacter sp. DAB_AL43B, the genomic segment ACTAGAAAGGTTCCTATTGTATAATATGCCGTTCTTAATATTACCTTCCAAATGACCAATCTGCATTTGATCATCGAAGTTTTTGTATACTGAAGAGTAATTAAGATCTCGATTATGAACAGTTTGTCCTAAACGACCTTCAAAAGAAGTACTGCCTTTATGTTCTTTAAAGCCGTTCCGGTTTTCACCATAGGTTTTATCGGCAGCACCGTTATTAGCGCCTCTTAGGGTAATATCAATTGGCTTTAAAGAGGCTCTCGAATCAACTTCATTAGCATAAACTTTTAATTTGTTATAGCTATTAGAGTTGTTATCAAAAATTCCGTCATCAGAATCTACAGAAGTGCTTTGGAAACCCGATATTCTCGAATCTGGAGCAGCAAATTGATTACCAGCTACTACTGCTGCCGCTTCAGCCGCCTCTGCCCTCGCTATTGCTTCATCTCTTGCTGTTTCAGCAGTTGCTTTAGCATTTAACGCTTCATTTTTAGCATTCTCCGCTTCTGTTTTGGCAGCTTCTGCTGCGGCCTTAGCGTCCTCTGCTACTTTCTGAGCTTGTAGTGCTTTTTCTTTAGCTTCTTTTTGTGCTTGAGCATCTCCTACTGCTTTTTCAGCAGCTTTTTGTGCAGCTATTTGAGCCTCTTCCGCGGCGGCTTGAGCTTTCAATGCGGCATCTTTAGCAGCTTCAGCAGTTGTTGCAGCGGTTAAAGCCGCGGCTTCAGCAGCTTCAGCAGCTTCGGCGCGAGCCAATGCAGCAGCCAGACCACCATCACCGGTTCCGGCATTGGCTAAGGCAGCTTCTGCTGCTTCTAAAGCAGCTTGGGCTTTGACAGCATCGGCTTGGGCTTTAGCAGCGGCAGCGGTGGCTTTATCAGCAGCAGCTTGTACGGCTGCTAAGGCAGCACTGGCTTTATCAGCATCCGCTTGGGCTTTAATAGCGGCTTGCTCTGCGGTCGTTTGTTTGTCACTCTTAGCACCATAAGTACCTTGAGCGCCATTACCTTCATATACACCGCCTAGGTATTGGGCATCACCACCAAAGAATCCACCTTCGGTTGTATAGCCTGCATTATTAGCAGCAGTACCTGAGAATTGATTGCCGTTGATGTCAGCGCTAATACCAATCTTACCGGCTTTAGTGAATGCCAAATCACCTTTTAGGTTTTTCGCAACAAAGTCTGCGGTGAATGCTGAGGACCCAAATTCAATGGCTTGATCTAAACCAAGTTTGCGGTAGGTTGCATCGCCACTATAGTTGACTTTGCCATCGGTTGGAACGTTCGCCACTTGAGTGGCATTGCCAACCACAGCCACTCCATTTACAGGAATTTTAGTGCCTTGGAGTTCTGCTGCACCATCAATGTGGCCGATGCGCATGTCATTACCATAGTCTTTATAGACTGAGGTGTATTCTAATGGCAACTCACCTAAAGCTGTTGTAATAGAGGTATTGTCGTCATGGCTCTTGAACCCATTAGCAAGCTCGGTATCGCCTTCACCTGAAATATTGACATCAACTTTAGGTAGTAAGTTATTAGAGGCTACATCAGCGCGAGCTATAACGTTATTTTCGCCAATCTCAAACTCACGTGTCGTTACTACAAAATCAGGAAGACCTGCAACTGATGTACCAACGTTGATAGATTGAGCACCACTCTTCTTCGATTCAGGGGCGTTCTTAATGGTGGCAGCGGCTAAGGCGTCTTTGGCAGCTTGAGCAGCTTGCTGAGCAGCGGTTACTTGGGCGGCAGCTTGAGCAGTAGCGGCGGCCTGTGCTTGCTGAGCAGCAATGGTTTGGGCATTGGCGGCTTCAAGGGCGGCTTGTCTGCGATCAACTTCGGCTTGTAGGGCGGCTGCATTGCCACCCCCTGAGGCCAGTGCAGCCGCTAAAGCTTGTTCTGCTTTAGCTAACGCTTGTGCGGCAGCAGCTAAGTCGCCTTTGGCTTTGTCAGCTTCGGCTTGGGCTTGTGCCGCTTTTTGTTTTTCAATCGCCGCTTGTGCTTGAGCAGCTGTTGCTTGTTGATTGGCGGTATCTGCTTTGGCATTGGCTGCGGCGATCGCGGTGGTAGCATCGGCTTTAGCTTTAGTTGCTTCAGTTTTAGCTTTAGCTTCCGCAGCTTTAGCAGTGGCAGCATCAGCGTCAGCTTTGGCAGCTTGTGCTTTTGCATCGGCAGCTTGTTGATTGGCTGCTGCTACTTTCTTATCCGCCTCAATCTTAGCATCACCAATGGCTTTAGTTGCCGCAATTCTCGCAGCTTCTGCAGCACCTTCCGCGGCGGCTTGAGCTTTCAGTGCGGCATCTTTAGCAGCTTCTGCAGTTGTTGCAGCGGTTAAAGCCGCGGCTTCAGCAGCTTCAGCAGCTTCGGCGCGAGCCAATGCAGCAGCCAGACCACCATCACCGGTTCCGGCATTGGCTAAGGCAGCTTCTGCTGCTTCTAAAGCAGCTTGGGCTTTGACAGCATCAGCTTGGGCTTTAGCAGCGGCAGCGGTGGCTTTATCAGCAGCAGCTTGTACGGCTGCTAAGGCAGCACTGGCTTTATCAGCGTCCGCTTGGGCTTTAATAGCGGCTTGCTCTGCGGTCGTTTGTTGGTCACTCTTTGCACCATAAGTACCTTGAGCGCCATTACCTTCGTAGACACCGCCTAGGTACTGGGCATCGCCACCAAAGAATCCACCTTCGGTTGTATAGCCTGCATTATTAGCAGCAGTACCTGAGAATTGATTGCCGTTGATGTCAGCGTTAATGCCAATCTTACCGGCTTTAGTGAATGCCAAATCACCTTTTAGGTTTTTCGCAACAAAGTCTGCGGTGAATGCTGAGGAGCCAAATTCAATGGCTTGATCTAAACCAAGTTTGCGGTAGGTTGCATCGCCACTATAGTTGACTTTGCCATCGGTTGGAACGTTCGCCACTTGAGTGGCATTGCCAACCACAGCGACACCGTTTACTGGGAGTTCGTTTATACCAAGGGCTGCTGCACCGTCGATGTGACCGATGCGCATGTCATCGCCAAAGTCTTTATAGGTTGAGGTATAAGTCAGCGGTAAAACGCCAAGGGCGGTTGTAATATCAGTGCTATCATTGTGCGATTTAAAACCGCCTTGTAAGTTGGTATCATCTGCGCCAGAGGTGGTTACGTTGACGATTGGTAATAGACCACCTGATGCAGTGTCTGCTCGGGCTTCAACGCTGTTACTGGTGGCGTTAAAGTCACGGCTAGTAGCGGTAAAGGCGTTAGGTAGGCCAGCAGATGATGGATCGATACTCAATGACTGAGCACCACTCTTCTTCGATTCAGGGGCGTTCTTAATGGTGGCAGCGGCTAAGGCGTCTTTGGCAGCTTGAGCAGCTTGCTGAGCAGCGGTTACTTGGGCGGCAGCTTGAGCAGTAGCGGCGGCCTGTGCTTGCTGAGCAGCAATGGTTTGGGCATTGGCGGCTTCAAGGGCGGCTTGTCTGCGATCAACTTCGGCTTGTAGGGCGGCTGCATTGCCACCCCCTGAGGCCAGTGCAGCTGCTAAGGCTTGCTCTGCTTTAGCTAACGCTTGAGCGGCAGCAGCTAAGTCGCCTTTAGCTTTGTCAGCTTCGGCTTGGGCTTGGGCCGCTTTTTGTTTTTCAAGGGCCGCTTGTGCTTGAGCAGCTGTTGCTTGTTCTTCCGCTTTAACTTTAGCTTCTTCTGCTGCTTTTTTTGCAGATGCTTCTGCTTTAAGTGCTTCTTCTACTTCTTTCGATTTAGCTTCCGCTGCTTGAGCACGAACATCTGCCGTCTTTGATTTCTCTTCGGCATCTTTCATCTTTGTGACTGCATCGGCTGCTGTTTTCTTAGCCAAATCTACTTCTGACGCAGATGCTTTTGCAGCCGCTTCAATTTTCGTTACCGCCTCTACTCTTGCAGCTTCAGCAGCGGCTTTTGCTTCAATAGCTTCTTTTTTTGCAGCGTCAATAGCAATTTTAGCTGCTGTAGCGGCTTTCTCTGATTCTTTACCAAAACCTTCTTCGGCTGCTTTTAAGGCAGCTTGTGCGGCTTTGGTTTTAGACTCAGCAACTTTAAGCGCTTCTTCGGCTACTTTGGTTTTTGCTTCCGCTGCTTTAATAGCTTTTTCAGCTTCGCCAATAACACCAACACCTCCGTTACTGCTACCTCCCGTATTACCTTCATCTATGGTGGTTTCCGTGCCACCATTCCCCGGTAAAACCGGTGTTGGCTTCGGAGTAATAGTATTATCTCCGCCACTAGACGAACACGAGGCTAGAATAATAGCAGTTAAGAGAACCACACTAGCTTTAAGCGGGGTATTTAATTTTCTTGCTGTCGATACAGCTGTAATTGAATGACGGTTAGGTGACATTCGTCTTCCTCCATGAAGAGTTTAAAATAGGATATAACTATGCAAACATAAGTTCATTAACATGTATAGATAAACAAATTGTATAAAAGAAGTCAATAATTATTAATGAAATATTGTCGATTGTAATATTTAGTTACCAATTAATCCTAAGAGACGAATATAAGCTTTAATCATGATATAAAATGTATCAAATTAGACATGTCAAGCATGATTTAACAAATAAAACATAGAATTTCCTTTAAGAAAATTAATTGAAGAGCCCTTCATTAAAACATTAAATTCATGCACTTAGGATTTAAATAAAATAAAACATATATAAAGTTTAAAATATTCAGCTAAGTTATGAGAAATAATTAGAGAAATGGATGGCTAATTAAGTTGAATACAACCTATTTAAGTAATAAGAAGTTATTTGTTAATATTGAAATAACAGTCCCTTAAAATATTCATTGCCTTAATATATGACCAAATAAAAACACTGTTATTTTGAACTATAGTTCGTATAAAAAAATAATGAGTAAATTACTAACACTTTAATAAAATAGACTTTTGTTAAATTAAAATATTAGTATAAAGTTTTATTTTATTGTTTTTTATTAAAAAATTTTACTTTTGAAGAAATTTAAAGTAGAAAAAAGCGCCCTAAGGCGCTTTTTTAATAAAACTATAATTTTAAATAGTTATAACTATTTGACTACTTTTTCAGCGCCGAAAGTACCTTGGAATTTCGTACCTTCACCTGGTAGCTCACCTTTACCGCCTTTAGTTGGAGCGTCTTGATAGATACCGCCAATGAAGTTAGCGTCTTCACCATAGAACCCACCTGCCGTGTCGATGCCATTCTGATTACCAGCGAATGTATTGCCACTAATATCAGCATTTATCTTAATTTCATTACCAGCAGGCATATACTTATAATCGCCATCATTAAACGTTAATGTACCATCCACTTTACCGCCGACAAAATCGACATCGAAATTGGAAGTACCATCAACTACTGCACCACCGCGGTCAGTATCGCTTAAATGTAGGTTTTCCATATAGGTAGCAACACCGCTATACGCGACCATACCGTCATTGATATTGTTATCAATGTTGTACTTAGCCAAGTCTTTCATGTACTGCATGTCTTCAAGGTTGGTGCCATTACCTTGTACATAGACAGTAGAAACTCGGGCAAAAGCACCGCCCATGAACCCAGGGTCACCATAAACATGACCGATCTGCATCTGTGAGTCAAAGTTTTTATAAACAGATGCATAGTCTAAGGTTAGTGTTAAAGGACCCTTTACTTTAGTCGAGCCATTATACACCTTAAAGCCATTACCATAATCTGCGTCATCTTCTCCGGTTAGCTGGACTTCGACCGACGCTTTCACAGAGGCAGGCTTGGTCATATCTGCACGGGCTATAAACTTATCGTAGCCGGTAAAGTTATCACCTGTACGATCATCTATTGCAACGTTTTCACCATCTATTATTTCCGTATTCGTAAGATCTTTGTCCCAAACATAGCTTGATTTATCATCACGTATCTCTCCGTAACCAACAGCATCATCTGTCAGCGAACCTTTTTTCTGGCTACTCAGTGTATTGCTTTGGAAGCCTGTAAATTCAGTATCTGCTTTTACATCTGGGTTGGCTGGAGGTTCTGGTAACTCTGGGTCTACTGGGTCTACTGGGTCTACTGGGTCTACTGGGTCTACTGGGTCTACTGGGTCTACTGGATCTACTGGATCTACTGGATCTACTGGATCTACTGGATCTACTGGATCTACTGGATCTACTGGATCTTTGCTAGCACCATAGGTACCTTGAGCACCATTGCCTTCGTATATCCCACCTATGTATTTGGCATCATCGCCAAAGAATCCACCTTCGGTTGTGTAGCCTGAATTTTTATCGGCAGTCCCTGAGAATTGGTTACCGTTGATGTCAGCGTTAATACCAATGTTACCGGCTTTATCGAATGTGAGGTCACCTTTGACATTTTTAGCTACAAAGTCAGCAGTGAATACTGATTTACCAAATTCAACGTCATTACCGATACCAGTTTTACGATAGGTTGCGTCTCCAGTATAACCAACTTTACCGTCAGTTGGCATATTTGCAGCTTTAGTCGCATTGCCAGTAACAGCTACGCCATTTACAGCAAGGTTGTTGTCGCCAAGGACGGCAGCACCATCAATATGACCAATGCGCATGTCATCGCCAAAGTCTTTGTAGATTGAGGTGTAAGCCAATGGCAATTTGCCTACAGCAGTAGTAATCTCAGTGCTGTCTTCATGACTCATAAAGCCATTATCCAGCTCAGTATCATTGTCGCCTGAAGTGGTAATCGTAACTTTAGGTAAGAGACCTTCTGACGCTGTATCTGCTCTAGCAACTAAGCTATCTTCACCTACTTCAAAGTCACGAGTTGTATCTGTAAACTCTTTACCTACTAATGCTGTAGCGTCAATACTTAATGATTGAACACCAGTTTTTTTTCCTTCAGGATCAGTGGGATCAGTGGGATCAGTGGGATCAGTGGGATCAGTGGGATCAGTGGGATCAGTAGGATCAGTAGGATCAGTAGGATCAGTAGGATCAGTAGGATCAGTAGGATCAGTAGGGATTGTTTCAAAAACATCATTAAGATTGTAAGAAGGCTCGTCAGTCGTATTACAGGCTGCGAGGATCATTGACGTTAAAAGTACCACGCTGGCTTTGAGCGGGGTTTTAATTTTTTTAGCTGTCGATACAGCTTCGATTGAATGACGGTTAGGTGACATTCTTCTTCCTCCATGGATGATTGATAGATATTCCGTTATCTACTAACAGTGAAATTAGTACTCAAATAAAATGCATAGATAACCGAATTTAGTTCATAACGTGACTTGATAAAAAATAATAACTATTGATAAAACTTGCAGCAGATTTTCTTTTGTAAGGTATTAAGCATCTTTATCTAAAGCTACTCAATACCTCGTATTTACTAGTGATCAATTAAGCGTTTCGGCTTTATTGAGAAAAAATTAGACCTTATGCTAGATTACAAGCTTTGATACGACAGTTTTACACCAGCAATATAGCCATCATTGTCTTCCGCTTTACTAACGATACTGCCATTAGGCAATTGTCCTGTCGCATCGCCAAATTTAAGATATTTACCGCCAACTGATACTGCCCATTCAGGAGTGACATTATATTTGACACCACCACCAATACTATAATAACCATCAATAGTACCCAATGAGCTAACCGGATCCCCTGCACCAGAGTCATAACCAAGAACGACAGAACCAGCAAGTTTTTCATTAAAGCGTTTAGCTAAGCCAACATCTACCTTCCATTGGTCTTTTTCATAAGACAATAATGGTAAGCCTTCTGGTACAGCTGCTTTTGAAAACACATTGTATAAAGGAGGAACGATCGAAAAATCGCTCCATGGTACCCAGCGCACATCTAATGTACCTAATAACTGATACTTCTCACTCAAACCTGTCTGGATGTTTAAGTTTACTGACTCAGGAGTTGTGACTGTTGCATCAGTTGTCGCATTGGCTTTGATATCATATCCAGCACTTCCTGGAATCTGAGAAACAACGAGGTCTTTATATTCGCTGTCTAAAAGTGGAACTCTTTCAGCGATAGCTGTTTTATGTTCAATTTCAGAACGATAAGTTAAAGCAGCATTCAGCGCTATTTCAGGTTTACTATAAGCAAGACCTGCGACCCAACCATAATCAGTATCGGTATTGACATTAGCATCATATCCCGTCAATGGACCATAGGCTTTACCACGCAAATGCACGTCCGCTTTTGCCTTTTGCATTACTGGACCACCAAACACCTGAAAACCGTTAGATTTATAACCGATCAAACCCGTCCAAGTCTCAGTATGAACACTTACATTGGTATTTTTATTATAATCAGGGTCTAGTATTGCAGAATTTATGACTTCGTTTTTAGCGCCGACTCCATTGAATTTAGGTGTTATAAGCGTTTGTTCACCTACTTTAGAAACAAAATTACTATCACCTTTATACTCTATTTCCGCGCCAAATGGCTCGTCGTAAAATACGCCTATACTAATATTGTCATTGACATCAGTTTTCACACCATAACGCATAAAGCTATAAGCATCATCAGTGACATTTCCAGTGCTTTGGCCTTTCACATATTCAGCTTCAGTCGAAGTGATACCAAATGCATTTCCAGCATTATCATGCGCTGAAACGTCAGTATCAATATACGCAAAGTCAATTTCGGCATATGTACCAGGGTTAAAGAAGCCTTTAATGTCCTGACCTGAACGATCAAGACCAGCAGCGTGACTCATGCTAGCTACAGAAAGAGCAGCGATAGCTAACGTGAGCGTTTTTAAATGAAAAGTAGCGCGCATTGGGTATCTCCAAACATCCTCGTTGTTTAACCGCCTGCATAATTAATATTTAGTATTGTTACTTAAAATATAAGATTATGTAAACGATGTCCTGAAATGTATAGTAATGGCTTTTTCACACGAAGACAACAACAAAAGTACGCTATTTCACTAATGTGACTGGCCAGTACATAAATTACTTAGATAAGTTTCTGAAAATTATTTTCTAGTTTTGCTTAATATTATTGATGATTAGAGGTTGAAAGTGAATGACCTCTGTCTTTCAGACTTTTTATGCGCGACTATAAATAATAATTTAGTGCGAGAGAATAAAACTTTAATTCTTTTAACTACTATCCCTTACCAGTTAATAGACAACAAAAAAGCGACCCATAATGGATCGCTTTTTTTATTGGTGTTTTATTTATCTATAATATTGAAATTAACTTTAGAAGAAATTATTTAAAGTTTTATTTTCCTTGATAAGAAAGCTTCATACCAAGGATATAACCATCATTGTCTTGGAAATCGCCAACGATTTTACCAGTAGGCAATTGACCTTTAGCATCACCGAACCATAAGTATTTGCCACCGGCTGATACTGCCCATTCAGGTGTGACGTTATACTTCGCGCCAAGACCAACACTATAGTAGCCATCGATAGGACCTAATGAAGTTGTTACATCGCCAGCACCACTATCCCAACCAACGGTACCACTAACGGCTAAAGCTGGCGCTAAACGCTTAGCAAGACCAAGCTCTACTTGCCATTGGTCGTCTTCATACTCGACTAAATCTAAACCGTTAGGACGTGCAGTAGATTGGCTAACTTCATTATATAGTGGTGGAGTAATTACAAAATCACCCCATGGTACCCAGCGTACTTTTGCCGTAGCTAAAGTTGTCGGATTTATACCAGTTTGGAAATCAAAGTTTACGGACTTAGGCGTGGTCAACTCCATATTGGTAACTTGAGTAGCTGGAAGAGCACGGGGAGGCGTACCAATTCCACCGATAGTTGGTGCTAAAGGATAACTCTCATAAATATCCATGCTGTGGTCAATCTCAGAGCGATACGTCAAAGCAGCTTTTAAAGCGATTTCAGGCTTGCTATAAGACATACCGGCAATCCAACCATAATCTTGATCTGGACTAATATGTGAGGTATAGCTAGTAGCTGGACCATAAGCAAGACCACGTAGCTTAACATCAGCTTGTACACGTTGCGCTACCGGACCACCGTAAATTTGGAAATTTTTATCTGCGCCAAGCTTCATACCAAGAATAGCAGTTAAGTTCTCACTACGAACTTCAACATTCGTACCCTGTCCTGCAGTCGTTGCTTCAGCCCCTATGATTGCATTACCGATTGGTCCACTAGGGACTTGGTCATTTGCAAACTCACCTGCTGATTGAGCTGGATTAGTATTTGCAACAAAGTTGTTATCACCTTCATAGTTAGCAGCAGCGCCAAATGGTTCGTCGTATAAAACGCCAATACTAAAAGTATCATTGATATCGGTTTTTACACCATAGCGAAAGAAATCATAAGATTCCGCAATATCACCAGTAGCATTACCGCGCACATAACGGTTGTCACCAGGGTTGTTATTAGAGCTATCATAACCACTGACATCAGCATCGATATAAGTATAGACCGCTTCAGCGTAAGTGCCATCTTGTAAGAATGCAGTGATATCTTGACCTGAGCGATCGAGACCTGCAGCGTTAGTAATACTAGCTACAGAAAGAGTAGCAACCGCTACAGCAAGAGTTTTTAAATGAAAAGTAGCGCGCATTGGGTATCTCCAAACATCCTCGTTGTTTAACCGCCTGCATAATTAATATTCAGTATTGTTACTTGAAATATAAGATTATGTAAACGATGTCCTGAAATGAATAGTAATGACTTTTTGACACTAAAACAACATCTAAAATACTTTTTTTCTTGCTAATTACTCTCTAGTACAGCTATTAAACCTATATTAGAAAACAATAGTTTATTCGTATTAATATCAATATCTTATATAATTAAATATTACCAAACTTAAGTCTAATATCTGGTAATTCTGGATATTTAATAAAAATATTAAACAAATATATTGGCTATCATTTATTTTGCTTAACGCACAAAAAAGCGACCCATAATGGATCGCTTTTTTGTAGATAATGGTATTAACCTTATATTAGGTTAACCCTATTACACTCTAATTAAAATTTTGTTTGGCTTGATAAGACAGCTTCACACCAAGCGCGAAACCATCATTGTCTTCAAAGTTACTTACTACAGTTTTACTAGGTATCTGACCATCGGCATCACCGAACCATAGATATTTACCACCAGCAGAAATAGCCCAGTTGTCAGTTAAGTTATACTTTGCGCCAAGACCAGCACTGTAATAACCTTCAATAGGACCTAGAGAAGTGACTGGATTGCCAGCACCACTATCCCAACCAACCGTACCTGTCACCGCTAATACTGGCGTTAGACGTTTAGCAAGACCTAATTCAACTTGCCACTGGTCTTTATCGTAGCTAACCAAGTCTAAACCTTCAGCTGGAATACCAGGCTGACCTGCTAGTTTTTTGCTAGTTTCATTATATAGTGATGGCGTGATCGCAAAATCACTCCATGGTACCCAGCGTACTTTTGCTGTGGCTAACATAGTTGGATTAATACCCGTTTGGAAATCAAAGTTCACTGACTTAGGGGTAGTAATCTCAATAGTATCGATTCTATTTGATGAAAGCCCTAGACCAGGAGTAGCAGCAAAAGGATAGATTTCGGCAGCCTGCGTATTATGCTCAATTTCTGAACGATACGTTAACGCTGCCTGTAAGGCAATTTCAGGCTTACTATAAGCGACGCCAGCCAACCAACCATAGTCCTGATCAGCACTGATGTTAGTAGTATAACCATTAGCGATACTATAAGCAGTTCCACGCAATTTAACATTGGCTTTCACACGCTGGGCTACTGGACCGCCATATACTTGGAAGTTCTTATTTTCGCCAAGTTTTGCACCAACAATGCCAGTGATGCTTTCAGTACGAACTTCAACATTGGTACCTTCACCATTTCTAGGTGAAAGAGGATCTTGATCTACAAAGTCATTCTTGCCACTATAGTCAGCCGCTGCACCAAAAGGCTCGTCATATAAAACACCAACGCTAAACGTGTCATTGATATCGGCTTTTACACCATAACGAAAGAAGTCATAAGACTCGGCAATATCATCAATCTTGTTATCTGACGAATCTTTACCAGTGACATCGCCATCGATGTAAGTATAAACCGCTTCAGCGTATAGACCATCTTGCAAAAAGGCAGTGATGTCTTGGCCTGAACGATCAAGACCTGCCGCACTCGCCACACTAGCAATAGAAAGAGTAGCAATTGCTACCGTGAGGGTTTTAAGATTAAAATTTGCGCCCATTGTGTATCTCCAAACATCCACGTTGTTTACCGCTATACCGAACTTTGTTAGGTAGGCGATACATAAGGTGAAGGATATTAATGTTTTTCTTACACTAAAACAACATCATTTCTCTAATGT encodes:
- a CDS encoding transferrin-binding protein-like solute binding protein, with the protein product MSPNRHSITAVSTARKLNTPLKASVVLLTAIILASCSSSGGDNTITPKPTPVLPGNGGTETTIDEGNTGGSSNGGVGVIGEAEKAIKAAEAKTKVAEEALKVAESKTKAAQAALKAAEEGFGKESEKAATAAKIAIDAAKKEAIEAKAAAEAARVEAVTKIEAAAKASASEVDLAKKTAADAVTKMKDAEEKSKTADVRAQAAEAKSKEVEEALKAEASAKKAAEEAKVKAEEQATAAQAQAALEKQKAAQAQAEADKAKGDLAAAAQALAKAEQALAAALASGGGNAAALQAEVDRRQAALEAANAQTIAAQQAQAAATAQAAAQVTAAQQAAQAAKDALAAATIKNAPESKKSGAQSLSIDPSSAGLPNAFTATSRDFNATSNSVEARADTASGGLLPIVNVTTSGADDTNLQGGFKSHNDSTDITTALGVLPLTYTSTYKDFGDDMRIGHIDGAAALGINELPVNGVAVVGNATQVANVPTDGKVNYSGDATYRKLGLDQAIEFGSSAFTADFVAKNLKGDLAFTKAGKIGINADINGNQFSGTAANNAGYTTEGGFFGGDAQYLGGVYEGNGAQGTYGAKSDQQTTAEQAAIKAQADADKASAALAAVQAAADKATAAAAKAQADAVKAQAALEAAEAALANAGTGDGGLAAALARAEAAEAAEAAALTAATTAEAAKDAALKAQAAAEGAAEAARIAATKAIGDAKIEADKKVAAANQQAADAKAQAAKADADAATAKAAEAKAKTEATKAKADATTAIAAANAKADTANQQATAAQAQAAIEKQKAAQAQAEADKAKGDLAAAAQALAKAEQALAAALASGGGNAAALQAEVDRRQAALEAANAQTIAAQQAQAAATAQAAAQVTAAQQAAQAAKDALAAATIKNAPESKKSGAQSINVGTSVAGLPDFVVTTREFEIGENNVIARADVASNNLLPKVDVNISGEGDTELANGFKSHDDNTSITTALGELPLEYTSVYKDYGNDMRIGHIDGAAELQGTKIPVNGVAVVGNATQVANVPTDGKVNYSGDATYRKLGLDQAIEFGSSAFTADFVAKNLKGDLAFTKAGKIGISADINGNQFSGTAANNAGYTTEGGFFGGDAQYLGGVYEGNGAQGTYGAKSDKQTTAEQAAIKAQADADKASAALAAVQAAADKATAAAAKAQADAVKAQAALEAAEAALANAGTGDGGLAAALARAEAAEAAEAAALTAATTAEAAKDAALKAQAAAEEAQIAAQKAAEKAVGDAQAQKEAKEKALQAQKVAEDAKAAAEAAKTEAENAKNEALNAKATAETARDEAIARAEAAEAAAVVAGNQFAAPDSRISGFQSTSVDSDDGIFDNNSNSYNKLKVYANEVDSRASLKPIDITLRGANNGAADKTYGENRNGFKEHKGSTSFEGRLGQTVHNRDLNYSSVYKNFDDQMQIGHLEGNIKNGILYNRNLSSTYVQGNATNLGDMDKLTNVNEGKANYKGVATYVEGGKIAVDGTSKFDVDFVAKSVKGELDFADKQVDINATISDNTFASEKGAAVSTVGGFYGKGASLLGGVYEREIGKEYIKGTYGASKVDPTVEVIPDPTESKMTGFQSTALSSKEKTLPFGQGQLDNAIGYVEIRDDKSAWTELKTENGSEVPVDNRKGDNFKSFNTGVVRADMVKPDSVLKPIEVSLTNASGEIKVDAGKGNFNPTYKYKAVYENFDSQMQVGHVYGNFDSAAGDVSRAANVYVQGYLTAQAGIDKLKQVNDGKAQYNGVATYIENIHLADNASTAPINGTSAFNVDFVNGSVDGTLSFAAGGYKYMPAGNQININADITGNTFAGNANGIDTAGGFYGPDANFLGGIYQDASGQGGKGTVAGTGTKFQGTFGAEKQ
- a CDS encoding transferrin-binding protein-like solute binding protein, producing MSPNRHSIEAVSTAKKIKTPLKASVVLLTSMILAACNTTDEPSYNLNDVFETIPTDPTDPTDPTDPTDPTDPTDPTDPTDPTDPTDPTDPTDPEGKKTGVQSLSIDATALVGKEFTDTTRDFEVGEDSLVARADTASEGLLPKVTITTSGDNDTELDNGFMSHEDSTEITTAVGKLPLAYTSIYKDFGDDMRIGHIDGAAVLGDNNLAVNGVAVTGNATKAANMPTDGKVGYTGDATYRKTGIGNDVEFGKSVFTADFVAKNVKGDLTFDKAGNIGINADINGNQFSGTADKNSGYTTEGGFFGDDAKYIGGIYEGNGAQGTYGASKDPVDPVDPVDPVDPVDPVDPVDPVDPVDPVDPVDPVDPVDPVDPELPEPPANPDVKADTEFTGFQSNTLSSQKKGSLTDDAVGYGEIRDDKSSYVWDKDLTNTEIIDGENVAIDDRTGDNFTGYDKFIARADMTKPASVKASVEVQLTGEDDADYGNGFKVYNGSTKVKGPLTLTLDYASVYKNFDSQMQIGHVYGDPGFMGGAFARVSTVYVQGNGTNLEDMQYMKDLAKYNIDNNINDGMVAYSGVATYMENLHLSDTDRGGAVVDGTSNFDVDFVGGKVDGTLTFNDGDYKYMPAGNEIKINADISGNTFAGNQNGIDTAGGFYGEDANFIGGIYQDAPTKGGKGELPGEGTKFQGTFGAEKVVK
- a CDS encoding OmpP1/FadL family transporter encodes the protein MRATFHLKTLTLAIAALSVASMSHAAGLDRSGQDIKGFFNPGTYAEIDFAYIDTDVSAHDNAGNAFGITSTEAEYVKGQSTGNVTDDAYSFMRYGVKTDVNDNISIGVFYDEPFGAEIEYKGDSNFVSKVGEQTLITPKFNGVGAKNEVINSAILDPDYNKNTNVSVHTETWTGLIGYKSNGFQVFGGPVMQKAKADVHLRGKAYGPLTGYDANVNTDTDYGWVAGLAYSKPEIALNAALTYRSEIEHKTAIAERVPLLDSEYKDLVVSQIPGSAGYDIKANATTDATVTTPESVNLNIQTGLSEKYQLLGTLDVRWVPWSDFSIVPPLYNVFSKAAVPEGLPLLSYEKDQWKVDVGLAKRFNEKLAGSVVLGYDSGAGDPVSSLGTIDGYYSIGGGVKYNVTPEWAVSVGGKYLKFGDATGQLPNGSIVSKAEDNDGYIAGVKLSYQSL
- a CDS encoding OmpP1/FadL family transporter; the encoded protein is MRATFHLKTLAVAVATLSVASITNAAGLDRSGQDITAFLQDGTYAEAVYTYIDADVSGYDSSNNNPGDNRYVRGNATGDIAESYDFFRYGVKTDINDTFSIGVLYDEPFGAAANYEGDNNFVANTNPAQSAGEFANDQVPSGPIGNAIIGAEATTAGQGTNVEVRSENLTAILGMKLGADKNFQIYGGPVAQRVQADVKLRGLAYGPATSYTSHISPDQDYGWIAGMSYSKPEIALKAALTYRSEIDHSMDIYESYPLAPTIGGIGTPPRALPATQVTNMELTTPKSVNFDFQTGINPTTLATAKVRWVPWGDFVITPPLYNEVSQSTARPNGLDLVEYEDDQWQVELGLAKRLAPALAVSGTVGWDSGAGDVTTSLGPIDGYYSVGLGAKYNVTPEWAVSAGGKYLWFGDAKGQLPTGKIVGDFQDNDGYILGMKLSYQGK